A window of Verrucomicrobiia bacterium contains these coding sequences:
- a CDS encoding HAD family phosphatase, whose product MHPKAQPIHRLPRAVVFDLGKVLLEFDYRIAARALAADSDLDADAILEILDQSPLLHRYERGALDSRAFEREVRERTGYRGTTDAFGRAFADIFTEVAAMTGVLDELRRIRVPAFLFSNTNELAVRHIQSNFKFFEAFERRVLSYEVGAMKPDTRAYEAVESVTGLQGADLIFLDDRADNIAGAERRGWQVILHECPDRSRDELRRRFALG is encoded by the coding sequence ATGCATCCCAAAGCCCAACCCATCCATCGCCTGCCGAGGGCGGTGGTGTTCGACCTCGGCAAGGTGCTGCTCGAATTCGACTACCGGATCGCCGCCAGGGCCCTTGCTGCAGACAGCGACCTGGACGCGGATGCCATTCTTGAAATTCTCGACCAGAGCCCCCTGCTCCACCGCTACGAACGCGGAGCACTGGATTCCAGGGCCTTTGAACGGGAAGTCCGGGAACGCACCGGGTATCGCGGAACGACGGACGCGTTTGGAAGGGCGTTTGCCGACATCTTCACCGAGGTGGCCGCAATGACCGGGGTACTGGACGAACTGCGGCGGATTCGCGTGCCCGCCTTCCTGTTTTCCAACACGAACGAACTGGCCGTGCGCCATATCCAGTCGAATTTCAAGTTCTTCGAAGCGTTCGAGCGGCGGGTGCTGAGCTACGAGGTGGGTGCAATGAAGCCCGACACCCGGGCCTACGAGGCGGTCGAGTCGGTCACCGGGCTTCAGGGCGCGGACCTGATCTTCCTGGATGACCGGGCCGACAATATCGCGGGTGCCGAGCGACGCGGATGGCAGGTGATCCTCCATGAATGCCCGGATCGTTCCCGCGACGAGCTCCGGCGACGGTTCGCGCTCGGTTGA
- the recR gene encoding recombination mediator RecR, producing the protein MPAPVAELAAALAHLPGIGPRSAERLALHLVQSDPAAVRVLAETLIRAREVIAPCGICGALSEGTACRWCGEPGRDTTTICVVEVPLDVLRLEKSGTFRGRYHVLGGRLSPLSGVGPEDLRIEALERRLQLEPVREVLLALGSDVEGDATASYLSGRLAGRGLRITRLALGLPAGGGLEFADELTLRHAIEGRRDIPA; encoded by the coding sequence CTGCCTGCCCCGGTCGCCGAACTGGCCGCAGCCCTCGCTCACCTGCCCGGAATCGGCCCCCGCTCCGCCGAACGCCTCGCGTTGCACCTGGTTCAAAGCGACCCGGCGGCGGTCCGCGTCCTGGCAGAAACGCTGATCCGGGCCCGGGAGGTCATCGCCCCGTGCGGCATTTGCGGCGCACTCTCCGAGGGAACCGCCTGCAGGTGGTGCGGCGAACCGGGCCGCGACACCACCACGATCTGCGTGGTGGAAGTGCCGCTGGATGTCCTCCGGCTGGAGAAGTCCGGGACCTTTCGTGGACGCTATCACGTCCTTGGTGGGCGCTTGAGCCCGCTCAGCGGGGTCGGACCGGAGGATCTGCGCATTGAGGCGCTGGAACGTCGCCTGCAGCTGGAGCCGGTCCGGGAGGTCCTCCTCGCCCTGGGCAGCGATGTCGAGGGGGACGCGACGGCCAGCTATCTGTCCGGCCGGCTCGCCGGGCGCGGACTGCGCATCACGCGTCTCGCCCTGGGACTGCCCGCGGGCGGCGGCCTCGAATTCGCCGACGAGCTGACATTGCGGCACGCCATTGAGGGCCGCCGCGACATCCCCGCCTAG
- a CDS encoding YbaB/EbfC family nucleoid-associated protein, whose amino-acid sequence MSSIGKLMRQATRIQQQMEQVQQELAAKTVEGTAGGGTVRVVARCDQSIASITIAPAAVNPSDVAFLEELIVTAANQALSSAREISTKEINAVTQGISIPGLM is encoded by the coding sequence ATGTCCAGCATCGGAAAACTCATGCGCCAGGCCACCCGCATCCAGCAGCAGATGGAGCAGGTGCAGCAGGAACTCGCAGCAAAGACCGTCGAAGGCACCGCCGGGGGCGGCACGGTGCGGGTCGTCGCCCGCTGCGATCAGTCCATCGCCTCGATCACCATCGCCCCGGCGGCGGTCAATCCGTCCGACGTCGCCTTCCTTGAGGAACTTATCGTCACCGCGGCCAATCAGGCACTGTCCTCGGCCCGGGAGATTTCCACGAAGGAAATCAACGCGGTCACCCAGGGAATCAGCATTCCCGGATTGATGTGA
- the dnaX gene encoding DNA polymerase III subunit gamma/tau, translating into MSYLVIARKYRPQRFADVVGQEHVTTTLMNAIRSGRIAHAYLFCGPRGTGKTTLARIVAKALNATDGPRTEWDEADPRVREITEGRSLDVLEIDGASNNGVEAVRELRETARFAPAAARFKIYIIDEVHMLTTGAFNALLKTLEEPPAHVKFLFATTDPEKVLPTILSRCQRFDLRRIPSPLIVSHLSRIAAAEGVQVEDAALHAIARGAEGGMRDAQSTLDQLISFCGTSITESDVLSMFGLASRSQLLALSDALLGGEVATALRLLDELARNGKDLGRLLGDLLLHFRNLMLCRLGGDDRDLVEVSDAEWVALQRQSPGTSAESVGRILEVLTAAEGRLREAPSKRIFLEVTLLKAVHARQAVSLDTVLSQLRRLRDESSGPQDADPKAAPPRPARPPEAAEPPSPPAAVPATPPAIGVPLTAITLWDALHASMERSDRMLWTFLQNARALTLENGQLRVEVPADALALVAVPRVIAQLKQRARDLGAADLSLAFVPAPIEAAPAPPPPEKPGIPGAPPPEAPAKATRAQPQVLNREDFLNDPLIREAMEVFRAQLVEVRAPSESPS; encoded by the coding sequence ATGAGCTACCTCGTCATTGCCCGAAAGTACCGGCCGCAGCGGTTCGCCGATGTGGTGGGCCAGGAGCACGTCACCACGACGCTGATGAATGCGATCCGCTCGGGGCGCATCGCGCACGCGTATCTCTTCTGCGGGCCGCGCGGCACCGGCAAGACGACCCTCGCACGCATCGTCGCCAAGGCGCTGAATGCGACCGACGGGCCCCGGACCGAATGGGACGAGGCGGACCCGAGGGTCCGGGAGATCACCGAGGGACGCTCCCTGGACGTCCTGGAGATTGACGGGGCCTCCAACAACGGTGTCGAAGCCGTTCGCGAGCTCCGGGAGACCGCCCGGTTCGCGCCCGCGGCGGCCCGATTCAAGATCTACATCATTGACGAGGTCCACATGCTGACGACCGGCGCGTTCAACGCTCTCCTCAAGACCCTGGAGGAGCCGCCGGCCCACGTGAAGTTTCTCTTCGCCACCACGGATCCCGAAAAGGTGCTGCCCACCATCCTCAGCCGCTGCCAGCGGTTCGATCTCCGAAGGATCCCGTCGCCGCTGATCGTCAGCCACCTTTCGCGGATCGCCGCGGCGGAGGGGGTGCAGGTGGAGGATGCCGCCCTTCACGCCATTGCCCGCGGGGCCGAAGGCGGCATGCGCGATGCCCAGTCCACGCTCGACCAACTCATCAGTTTCTGTGGCACCTCCATCACCGAATCGGACGTGCTCTCCATGTTCGGCCTCGCCTCACGCAGCCAGCTGCTGGCCCTGAGCGATGCCCTCCTGGGCGGCGAAGTGGCCACGGCGCTGCGGTTGCTCGACGAACTCGCGCGGAACGGAAAGGACCTTGGTCGCCTGCTCGGGGACCTCCTGCTCCACTTTCGGAATTTGATGCTCTGCCGGCTGGGTGGTGACGACCGGGATCTGGTGGAGGTGAGCGACGCGGAATGGGTCGCCTTGCAACGCCAAAGCCCGGGAACATCGGCGGAGTCCGTGGGACGGATCCTGGAGGTGCTCACCGCGGCTGAAGGACGCCTGCGGGAGGCTCCCTCCAAACGGATCTTTCTTGAAGTCACCCTGCTGAAAGCGGTCCACGCGCGTCAGGCCGTCAGCCTCGACACCGTGCTCAGCCAGCTTCGAAGGCTGCGGGACGAATCCTCAGGTCCCCAGGATGCCGACCCCAAGGCCGCCCCGCCCCGCCCGGCCAGGCCTCCGGAGGCCGCCGAGCCGCCCAGCCCCCCGGCAGCAGTCCCCGCAACACCCCCCGCCATCGGTGTGCCCCTGACTGCGATCACGCTGTGGGATGCGCTGCACGCCTCGATGGAACGTTCGGACCGGATGCTCTGGACGTTCCTGCAGAATGCCCGGGCTCTGACCCTGGAGAATGGCCAACTGCGGGTCGAGGTGCCTGCGGATGCGTTGGCCCTCGTCGCCGTGCCTCGTGTGATCGCCCAACTCAAGCAACGCGCCCGGGATCTCGGCGCCGCCGATCTCAGTCTCGCATTTGTTCCGGCACCAATCGAAGCCGCTCCGGCACCCCCGCCACCCGAAAAACCAGGAATTCCGGGCGCGCCACCACCCGAGGCGCCCGCGAAGGCGACCCGGGCCCAGCCGCAGGTCCTCAACCGGGAGGATTTCCTGAACGACCCCTTGATCCGCGAGGCCATGGAGGTGTTTCGCGCCCAACTGGTCGAGGTGCGGGCGCCATCGGAGAGCCCTTCTTGA
- a CDS encoding HEAT repeat domain-containing protein produces the protein MRPLPLAALVLVAVVTVGASVLQHRRVSRLTLELADLRAQLSEVPGATPASARPIPMPAAPARSMARSSLDAGDPSLSRRLDAIEDLLASLSAANEHLMDRGQLPLSAEKTAQLLARLSDPTLADRDRLQALRLLRRNDSLDDGALQVSLQWLNDASDTGTRTRLVQQLAGLTNAVLKAPLLALAAGDPSTEVRQQAVTGLRKFLEDPQVEAQLWSVLTSESEAGIRREARNALMEGPFNESRVASLRQRASETTGSLEERTLAWQALRKSGIDAPEVTSALAQLAMSPMETRDRLRLFETFNQASDPAFVAPLVNGLQDPNPTVRARAADALSDYRAEPVVEEWYRYLAENDADPGVRRQALRVLNQESANDRARNMMQRMRPGQAPRDRGRP, from the coding sequence ATGCGCCCCCTGCCACTTGCCGCCCTGGTGCTGGTTGCCGTCGTCACCGTTGGCGCGTCGGTGCTCCAGCACCGTCGTGTGAGCCGTCTCACCCTGGAGCTGGCCGATTTGCGGGCCCAACTTTCCGAAGTTCCTGGAGCCACCCCGGCGTCCGCCCGCCCCATCCCCATGCCAGCCGCGCCGGCAAGGTCCATGGCGCGGTCCAGTCTGGATGCCGGTGATCCGTCACTCTCCCGTCGGCTCGACGCCATCGAGGATCTGCTGGCAAGTCTCTCCGCGGCCAACGAGCATCTCATGGATCGCGGGCAGCTGCCTCTGAGCGCCGAAAAGACGGCGCAGCTGCTCGCCAGGCTGTCGGATCCGACACTCGCCGACCGGGATCGTCTGCAGGCGCTTCGACTGCTCCGTCGGAATGACAGCCTCGACGACGGCGCCCTGCAGGTTTCCCTGCAATGGCTCAACGACGCTTCCGATACCGGGACCCGTACCCGTCTGGTGCAGCAGCTCGCCGGACTCACCAACGCCGTCCTCAAGGCGCCGCTGCTCGCACTGGCCGCCGGGGACCCCAGCACCGAGGTCCGGCAGCAGGCGGTCACGGGCCTCCGTAAATTCCTCGAGGACCCGCAGGTGGAAGCGCAGCTGTGGAGCGTCCTCACGTCCGAGTCCGAGGCGGGCATCCGCCGCGAGGCCCGCAATGCCCTGATGGAAGGGCCGTTCAACGAGTCCCGGGTCGCGTCGCTGCGGCAGCGGGCCTCGGAGACCACGGGGTCCCTCGAAGAACGGACACTTGCGTGGCAGGCGCTCCGGAAGTCCGGAATTGACGCGCCCGAGGTGACCTCGGCGCTGGCCCAGCTCGCGATGTCGCCCATGGAGACCCGGGACCGGCTGCGCCTGTTCGAAACCTTCAACCAGGCCAGCGACCCCGCATTTGTCGCGCCGCTCGTCAACGGACTTCAGGATCCCAATCCGACGGTGCGGGCTCGCGCCGCCGACGCGCTCTCCGATTACCGCGCGGAGCCGGTCGTCGAGGAATGGTACCGATACCTCGCCGAGAATGACGCCGATCCCGGCGTCCGTCGCCAGGCGCTCCGTGTGCTGAACCAGGAATCCGCGAACGACCGGGCGCGAAACATGATGCAGCGGATGCGTCCGGGCCAGGCCCCAAGGGACCGGGGTCGTCCCTGA
- the tsf gene encoding translation elongation factor Ts, which translates to MADITPALVGKLREMTNAGLMDCKNALVESAGDLSAAVDILRRKGQASAAKKAGREAKEGLVAQAVTANGRLGALVEVNCETDFVARNESFKAFCNELAAKAAASAAPDLEPDRVAAVARIGENIQIRRFQRLEVAGNGLLAAYIHLGGKIGVLVEVGSGKPETVNTEEFRQLVRDITMQITAASPGYVSREEVPAEVLQKEDDIARNSDALKGKPAAAMEGILKGKRDKFLQGVCLLEQGFVKNPDLTVKAHVASVAKGLGDTVEIRRFLRFQVGEAV; encoded by the coding sequence ATGGCTGACATTACGCCCGCACTCGTCGGAAAGCTGCGTGAAATGACCAATGCCGGTCTCATGGACTGCAAGAACGCCCTGGTGGAGTCTGCGGGCGATCTCTCCGCGGCCGTGGACATCCTCCGCAGGAAGGGTCAGGCCAGTGCCGCAAAAAAGGCGGGACGCGAGGCCAAGGAGGGACTGGTTGCCCAGGCGGTCACGGCCAACGGGCGCCTCGGAGCCCTTGTCGAAGTCAATTGCGAAACGGATTTCGTGGCGCGGAACGAGAGTTTCAAGGCCTTCTGCAACGAACTGGCGGCGAAGGCTGCTGCGAGCGCGGCTCCGGACCTTGAGCCCGACCGCGTGGCGGCAGTGGCCCGCATCGGCGAGAACATCCAGATCCGCCGCTTTCAGCGCCTCGAGGTCGCCGGGAACGGACTGCTCGCGGCGTACATCCACCTCGGCGGCAAGATCGGGGTGCTGGTCGAGGTGGGGTCCGGGAAGCCCGAGACCGTGAACACCGAGGAGTTCCGCCAATTGGTGCGGGACATCACCATGCAGATCACCGCCGCCAGTCCAGGCTACGTCAGCCGTGAGGAGGTCCCGGCAGAGGTGCTCCAGAAGGAGGACGACATCGCCCGCAACTCGGATGCACTCAAGGGCAAACCGGCCGCGGCGATGGAAGGCATCCTCAAGGGCAAGCGCGACAAGTTCCTGCAGGGCGTCTGCCTTCTCGAGCAGGGCTTCGTCAAGAACCCGGACCTCACGGTAAAAGCCCACGTGGCTTCCGTGGCCAAGGGGCTCGGAGACACGGTGGAGATCCGGCGATTCCTCAGGTTCCAGGTGGGCGAGGCGGTCTGA